A section of the Candidatus Baltobacteraceae bacterium genome encodes:
- the ligD gene encoding non-homologous end-joining DNA ligase, with protein MSAAERVAVKVGTRTLSLSNLDKVLWPRDGYTKGELIDYYQSVAPAILPHLKERPLTLQRYPNGIEGESFFEKRLPKGVPDWVDRVTTTGAEGRKITYVVCNDEPTLVYVANLASIVLHVWTSHVDTLDEPDFVFFDLDPGEKCTLQNLAGVTLAMREAMRAIGLDGLVKTSGGMGLHFFVPLVDGYSYESVKLFAELAARHVARETDRAVSLERAIKKRDPQAVYLDFQQVGRGKTYVVAYSVRARDGAPVSMPLKWSEVEAFARKRGQVAPWDEFAKYNIRTAGKRLKAEGDLWGGTAWKKQRLEPAIAKAQKLWVQ; from the coding sequence GTGAGCGCTGCCGAGCGCGTCGCGGTCAAAGTCGGGACGCGCACGCTTTCGCTGTCGAACCTCGATAAGGTCCTGTGGCCGCGCGACGGCTACACCAAAGGTGAGCTCATCGACTATTACCAGTCCGTAGCGCCGGCGATCTTACCGCACCTCAAAGAGCGGCCGCTGACCTTGCAGCGCTATCCGAACGGCATCGAGGGCGAATCGTTTTTCGAAAAGCGGCTGCCCAAGGGCGTTCCGGATTGGGTCGATCGCGTGACGACCACCGGCGCCGAAGGCCGGAAGATTACCTACGTCGTGTGCAACGACGAACCCACGCTCGTCTACGTTGCAAATCTCGCGTCGATCGTGCTGCACGTATGGACGTCGCACGTCGACACGCTCGACGAGCCGGACTTCGTGTTCTTCGATCTCGATCCGGGCGAGAAGTGTACGCTGCAGAACCTCGCCGGCGTCACGCTCGCCATGCGCGAGGCGATGCGCGCCATCGGTCTCGACGGCTTGGTCAAGACCTCGGGCGGGATGGGCCTTCACTTTTTCGTTCCGCTGGTCGACGGCTATTCGTACGAATCGGTCAAACTGTTTGCCGAGCTGGCGGCGCGCCACGTCGCGCGCGAAACCGATCGCGCCGTGTCGCTCGAGCGCGCGATCAAAAAGCGCGACCCCCAAGCCGTGTATTTAGATTTCCAGCAGGTCGGTCGCGGTAAGACCTACGTCGTTGCGTACTCCGTACGCGCGCGCGACGGCGCGCCCGTGTCGATGCCGCTCAAGTGGTCCGAGGTCGAAGCGTTCGCGCGCAAACGCGGCCAAGTCGCCCCGTGGGACGAGTTCGCCAAATACAACATCCGCACGGCTGGTAAACGGCTGAAGGCCGAAGGGGACCTCTGGGGCGGCACGGCCTGGAAGAAGCAGCGCCTCGAACCCGCCATTGCAAAAGCCCAGAAGCTGTGGGTACAATAG